A genomic window from Acidobacteriota bacterium includes:
- a CDS encoding nucleotidyltransferase domain-containing protein encodes MKDLHALQERAKELRCLYSIDAVLAEREQTPASAFLRILREIPAGWQHPETTGARIEYLGRSYVGPGFTAEGQTMSEPVRLWGTEVGQILVSDHGPAAMAGEEPFLDEEAELLSRIAGRLGEYLEWKHTELMGEQTSARRNHWAWRQRFAEALADRIDPERFGIERIFIGGSTARGDAGPGSDIDLYILLRGTEVQKQELSAWLQGWSFCLGEVAHQQTGHPFPRGILNVRWLEKEPDAWQRAELEELSFGESPTAN; translated from the coding sequence ATGAAAGACCTCCACGCCCTCCAAGAACGAGCCAAAGAGCTCCGCTGCCTCTACTCCATCGACGCCGTGCTCGCGGAGCGGGAGCAGACGCCGGCTTCGGCGTTTCTGCGGATTTTGCGGGAGATCCCCGCGGGGTGGCAGCATCCGGAGACCACGGGGGCTCGGATCGAGTATCTCGGCCGGAGTTATGTGGGACCGGGCTTTACCGCCGAAGGGCAAACCATGTCGGAACCCGTGCGTCTCTGGGGAACCGAAGTGGGGCAAATTCTGGTGAGCGACCACGGTCCCGCCGCGATGGCCGGCGAAGAGCCGTTTCTCGATGAGGAAGCGGAGCTGCTGAGCCGCATTGCCGGCCGGCTGGGGGAGTACTTGGAGTGGAAGCACACCGAGCTGATGGGAGAGCAGACGTCGGCGCGGCGCAATCATTGGGCCTGGAGGCAGCGGTTTGCCGAAGCGTTGGCGGATCGCATCGATCCGGAGAGGTTCGGCATCGAGCGGATCTTCATCGGGGGTAGCACCGCCCGCGGCGACGCCGGCCCGGGGAGCGACATCGATCTCTACATCCTCTTGCGCGGCACCGAGGTGCAGAAGCAGGAGCTCAGCGCCTGGCTCCAGGGCTGGAGCTTCTGCCTGGGGGAAGTGGCGCACCAGCAGACCGGGCACCCCTTCCCGCGAGGCATCTTGAACGTGCGGTGGCTAGAGAAGGAGCCCGACGCATGGCAGCGGGCGGAGCTTGAGGAGCTCAGTTTCGGAGAGTCACCGACGGCTAATTAA
- a CDS encoding DUF2203 domain-containing protein yields the protein MSETTKLPSEHKIFTYQEALESFPAVQEATAQAVRRIEALVNTLGSREEMEDRKAELEEACQAIVDDWVDTITGFGCEVKGMWLVDWDSGDGYYCWKFPEETLCHYHGYDEGFAGRVQIN from the coding sequence ATGAGCGAGACCACCAAGCTCCCTTCCGAGCACAAGATCTTCACCTATCAAGAGGCGCTGGAAAGCTTCCCCGCCGTCCAAGAAGCCACCGCCCAAGCCGTGCGCCGCATCGAGGCCCTGGTCAACACCCTCGGCAGCCGCGAGGAAATGGAAGACCGCAAGGCCGAGCTCGAAGAAGCCTGCCAGGCTATCGTCGACGACTGGGTCGACACCATCACCGGCTTCGGTTGCGAGGTGAAAGGCATGTGGCTCGTCGACTGGGACTCCGGCGACGGCTACTACTGCTGGAAGTTCCCCGAAGAGACCCTCTGCCACTACCACGGGTACGACGAGGGCTTTGCGGGGCGGGTGCAGATTAATTAG
- a CDS encoding thymidine kinase, which yields MTIFGERSVGHIEVITGGMFSGKSEELVRRLRRAVIARQRVQVFKPQADTRHDPERLITRDNRELDAISVGDSKTLRRNLEIGVDVVGIDEAQFFDLGLVDLTMELADAGLRVIVAGLDQDFSRQPFGPMPHILAVAEYVDKMHAVCVRCGRPAHYSQRIAGGSDQVQVGDLESYEARCRRCFEPYRD from the coding sequence ATGACGATTTTTGGCGAACGCTCCGTCGGACATATCGAGGTGATCACCGGAGGCATGTTCTCCGGCAAGAGTGAGGAGTTGGTACGCCGCTTGCGCCGGGCCGTGATCGCGCGGCAGCGGGTGCAGGTCTTCAAGCCGCAGGCGGATACGCGGCATGATCCGGAGCGGCTGATCACCCGCGACAATCGGGAGCTGGATGCGATCAGTGTCGGGGACAGCAAGACGCTGCGGCGAAACCTCGAGATCGGGGTCGACGTAGTCGGAATTGACGAGGCTCAATTCTTCGACCTGGGCCTCGTGGACCTGACCATGGAGCTGGCGGACGCCGGGCTGCGGGTGATCGTGGCCGGACTCGATCAGGACTTCAGTCGCCAACCCTTCGGCCCCATGCCCCACATTCTGGCGGTGGCCGAGTATGTCGACAAGATGCACGCGGTCTGCGTGCGTTGCGGACGCCCGGCCCACTACAGCCAGCGCATCGCCGGCGGCTCGGATCAGGTGCAGGTGGGAGATCTGGAGTCCTACGAGGCGCGCTGCCGGCGCTGCTTCGAGCCCTATCGGGACTGA
- a CDS encoding TIGR00725 family protein — translation MTSSPAALQISVIGAGVADEPLLQKAEAVGRLLAEAGAVVVCGGRGGVMEAACRGAQGTGGVTLGVLPGSGPDDSPPNAHVTHAIYTGLGQGRNQVVVLSGSAAIAIGGAWGTLNEIALALKHGRTVVCLGSWQLERPDGLPEPRLLRAEAPEEAVQLALDAGLKA, via the coding sequence ATGACTTCTTCTCCTGCCGCTCTCCAGATCTCCGTTATCGGTGCCGGCGTTGCCGATGAACCCTTGCTGCAGAAGGCCGAGGCCGTCGGGCGGCTTCTGGCCGAGGCTGGAGCGGTGGTGGTGTGCGGCGGTCGCGGCGGGGTGATGGAGGCCGCCTGCCGCGGCGCCCAGGGCACCGGCGGCGTCACCCTGGGGGTTCTCCCCGGCTCCGGCCCCGACGATTCGCCCCCCAATGCTCACGTCACCCATGCGATCTACACCGGTCTGGGGCAGGGCCGCAACCAGGTGGTGGTGCTCTCCGGCTCTGCTGCCATCGCCATCGGCGGTGCCTGGGGCACCCTCAACGAGATCGCCCTGGCCTTGAAGCACGGCCGCACGGTAGTGTGTTTGGGGAGCTGGCAACTGGAGCGGCCCGACGGCCTGCCGGAGCCTCGGTTGTTGAGGGCCGAGGCCCCAGAGGAAGCGGTGCAGCTCGCCCTCGACGCGGGTCTCAAAGCATGA
- a CDS encoding zinc metallopeptidase: protein MFFDPMYILLVLLPGMLLSGWASLRVKSAFNKYSKVRSSNGITGAQAAQIMLQRAGINDVKVVPTNGFLSDHYNPTNKTLALSENVYSSPSIAAVGVACHEAGHAIQHAAHYKPMWIRSMLVPTANIGSSIGYFVMIGGLIFSSANIVLLGAILFSAVLLFQIVTLPVEFDATARAKRLAVEHGIVSAQERQGMDKVLNAAALTYVAAAISTLLTLLYFLMRAGLLGGRSD from the coding sequence ATGTTCTTCGACCCGATGTATATCCTGCTGGTTCTGCTGCCGGGCATGCTGCTGTCCGGCTGGGCGAGCCTGCGCGTCAAATCTGCGTTCAACAAATACTCCAAGGTGCGGAGCTCCAACGGGATCACCGGCGCCCAGGCGGCGCAGATCATGCTGCAGCGGGCCGGCATCAACGACGTGAAGGTGGTACCCACCAACGGCTTCCTGAGCGACCACTACAACCCCACCAACAAGACGCTGGCGCTGTCGGAGAACGTCTATTCGTCGCCGAGCATCGCCGCCGTCGGGGTCGCCTGCCACGAGGCCGGCCACGCCATCCAGCACGCGGCCCACTACAAGCCCATGTGGATCCGCTCGATGCTGGTGCCCACCGCCAACATCGGCTCCAGCATTGGCTACTTCGTGATGATCGGCGGTCTGATCTTCAGCTCCGCCAACATCGTCCTGCTGGGCGCCATCCTGTTCTCAGCGGTGCTGCTCTTCCAGATCGTCACCCTGCCGGTGGAGTTCGACGCCACCGCCCGGGCCAAGCGCCTGGCGGTAGAGCACGGCATCGTCAGCGCCCAGGAGCGCCAGGGAATGGACAAGGTGCTCAACGCCGCGGCCCTGACCTACGTCGCCGCCGCCATCTCGACGTTGCTGACCCTGCTCTACTTCCTCATGCGCGCCGGCCTGCTGGGCGGTCGCAGCGACTGA
- a CDS encoding phosphomannomutase/phosphoglucomutase: MAGIFKAYDVRGTYPDQINEDMARQIGQAFQFVLDEDDRARGNTIIVGRDMRSHSVPLSKALIEGLRSSGFDVLDIGLATTPMSYFAVGYLKAAGGIQVTASHNPARYNGLKFSRHDAWPVSGDHGIPLMEEKVESGDLPTQEPQGGLEQGTIFEQYSQHVLSFLRPPTDGRKRLKVVVDAANGMGTIYQPILEQMQIELIPLYFELDGSFPNHEANPLKMENLEDLSRAVKEHGADLGVSFDGDADRSAFVDERGRPIGSDLITALIGGELLRHDPGKAVLYDLRSSRAVAEYIEEAGGKPVRERVGHSFMKATLRKEEGVFGGELAGHYYFRDHYNADCAILAVVEILNLLWESGKSMSELVQPLERYSKSPEINFQVEDKAGKMAALAERYSDADIDRLDGITISYPSWWCNVRPSNTEPYLRLVLEAETEEEMEARKAELVAQLGQPV; encoded by the coding sequence ATGGCTGGAATCTTCAAGGCGTACGACGTCCGGGGTACCTATCCCGACCAGATCAACGAAGACATGGCGCGGCAGATCGGCCAGGCTTTCCAATTCGTCCTCGACGAGGACGACCGAGCCCGGGGCAACACCATCATCGTCGGCCGGGACATGCGCTCCCACAGCGTGCCCCTGAGCAAAGCCCTCATCGAAGGCCTGCGCAGCAGCGGTTTCGACGTTCTCGACATCGGTCTCGCCACCACTCCCATGAGCTACTTCGCCGTCGGCTACCTAAAGGCCGCCGGCGGCATCCAGGTCACCGCCTCCCACAACCCGGCGCGCTACAACGGGCTCAAGTTCAGCCGTCACGACGCCTGGCCGGTGTCCGGCGATCACGGCATCCCGCTGATGGAGGAGAAGGTCGAGTCCGGCGATCTGCCGACCCAGGAGCCCCAGGGCGGCCTGGAGCAGGGCACCATCTTCGAGCAGTACAGTCAGCACGTGCTCAGCTTCCTGCGACCGCCCACCGACGGCCGCAAGCGGCTCAAGGTGGTGGTGGACGCCGCCAACGGCATGGGCACCATCTACCAGCCGATTCTCGAGCAGATGCAGATCGAGCTCATCCCCCTCTACTTCGAGCTCGACGGCAGCTTCCCCAACCACGAGGCCAATCCGCTGAAGATGGAGAACCTGGAGGATCTGAGCCGCGCCGTCAAAGAGCACGGCGCCGATCTGGGCGTCTCCTTCGACGGTGACGCCGACCGTTCCGCCTTTGTCGACGAGCGGGGCCGCCCCATCGGCAGCGACCTCATTACCGCCCTCATCGGCGGCGAGCTTCTCCGCCACGACCCCGGCAAAGCGGTGCTCTACGATCTGCGCTCCTCCCGGGCGGTGGCGGAGTACATCGAAGAGGCCGGCGGCAAGCCGGTGCGCGAGCGGGTGGGCCACTCGTTCATGAAGGCCACTCTGCGCAAGGAAGAAGGCGTCTTCGGCGGCGAGCTGGCGGGCCACTACTACTTCCGGGACCACTACAACGCCGACTGCGCGATCCTGGCGGTGGTGGAGATCCTCAACCTGCTGTGGGAAAGCGGCAAGAGCATGTCGGAGCTGGTCCAGCCCCTGGAGCGCTACTCCAAGTCGCCGGAGATCAATTTCCAGGTCGAAGACAAAGCCGGCAAGATGGCCGCCTTGGCGGAGCGCTACTCTGACGCCGACATCGACCGCCTGGACGGCATCACCATCAGCTATCCCTCGTGGTGGTGCAACGTGCGCCCGTCGAATACCGAGCCGTATCTGCGCTTGGTGCTGGAGGCGGAGACGGAGGAGGAGATGGAGGCGCGGAAGGCGGAGCTGGTGGCGCAGCTAGGCCAGCCTGTTTAG
- a CDS encoding alpha/beta fold hydrolase, which translates to MAASSSEEIQRHERRRRLAKGLLIGGAAIGLPALANAWVRRNAGRLQASVWGRPRAYAWAHGEISFQQLGEGPPVVLLHSFGPGHDSLEWRRASEILAETHRVYALDLLGWGRSDKPQRTYDGELYIQLVQDFLHDVVRERTVLVGSGLSAAYAVQVGVDHPQLLRAVGLVCPLGLDLHGEEPDFKDALLYRLMRLPVLGTAALNLYTSRAGITGHLRNDVYAGSERADAGLVEHHYRASHGSGAHAALAAYLAGYLNHSVRRVLPRLSVPVWVGWGRQSKSPGVDHSDQWLKHLPEAQLEVFEGAGNLPHAEVPEAFCRRLGGMLRELPD; encoded by the coding sequence ATGGCCGCGAGCAGCAGTGAGGAGATTCAACGACACGAGCGTCGGCGACGCCTGGCCAAAGGCCTGCTCATCGGCGGTGCCGCCATCGGTTTGCCGGCCCTGGCCAACGCTTGGGTCCGGCGCAACGCTGGCCGCCTCCAGGCTTCGGTTTGGGGGCGCCCCCGCGCCTACGCCTGGGCTCACGGGGAGATCTCGTTCCAGCAGCTGGGGGAGGGGCCGCCGGTGGTCCTCCTGCACTCTTTCGGGCCGGGACACGACTCCCTGGAGTGGCGCCGGGCGAGCGAGATTCTGGCCGAAACCCATCGGGTCTACGCCCTCGACCTCCTCGGCTGGGGGCGTTCCGACAAGCCCCAGCGAACCTACGACGGCGAGCTCTACATCCAGCTGGTCCAAGATTTCCTCCACGACGTGGTGCGGGAGCGAACGGTTTTGGTGGGCTCCGGGCTTTCCGCTGCCTACGCGGTGCAGGTGGGGGTCGACCACCCTCAGCTGCTGCGGGCGGTGGGGCTGGTCTGCCCCCTGGGGCTCGACCTCCACGGGGAGGAGCCGGATTTCAAGGACGCCCTGCTCTACCGCTTGATGCGCCTGCCGGTGCTGGGTACCGCCGCGCTCAATCTCTACACCAGCCGGGCCGGCATCACCGGGCACCTGCGCAACGACGTCTACGCCGGTTCCGAACGCGCCGACGCCGGATTGGTGGAGCATCACTATCGCGCCAGTCACGGCTCCGGAGCCCACGCGGCGCTGGCGGCTTACCTGGCGGGGTACCTCAACCACAGCGTGCGTCGGGTGCTGCCGCGGCTCAGCGTTCCGGTGTGGGTCGGCTGGGGCCGCCAGTCCAAGAGCCCCGGGGTGGACCACTCGGACCAATGGCTCAAGCATCTGCCGGAGGCCCAGCTGGAGGTCTTCGAGGGTGCGGGGAATCTGCCCCACGCGGAGGTTCCGGAAGCTTTTTGCCGGCGCCTCGGGGGAATGCTTCGAGAGCTTCCCGACTGA
- a CDS encoding peptide deformylase: MTVLRLHRLGDPILRSSARAVDPARLQVRELQVLIDDMIETMKAASGVGLAAPQVGKDLQLFVYQTGSPEKTGSPEKEEASESPQEETSDDDGERIRVLVNPSVEPEPGEAVYDWEGCLSIPDLRGLVPRHPAVKVRGLDRHGETVSYVAEGFEARIIQHEYDHLNGIVFLDRMRDLRSLSFEEEWLKYLAHSPDHDDEQAAVG, encoded by the coding sequence ATGACCGTATTGAGACTTCATCGCCTCGGCGACCCGATCCTGCGCAGCAGCGCCCGAGCGGTGGATCCTGCACGTCTCCAGGTGCGCGAGCTCCAGGTGCTCATCGACGACATGATCGAGACCATGAAGGCGGCCTCCGGAGTCGGCCTGGCGGCGCCGCAGGTGGGCAAAGATCTGCAGCTCTTCGTCTACCAGACAGGGAGCCCGGAGAAAACGGGGAGCCCGGAGAAAGAAGAGGCCTCCGAGAGCCCGCAAGAGGAGACTTCGGACGACGACGGAGAGCGGATCCGGGTGTTGGTCAATCCGTCGGTGGAGCCCGAGCCGGGAGAAGCGGTCTACGACTGGGAGGGATGCCTCTCCATTCCCGACCTCCGCGGCCTGGTACCCCGCCATCCGGCGGTCAAGGTCCGCGGCCTCGACCGCCATGGCGAGACCGTTTCCTACGTCGCCGAAGGCTTCGAGGCACGCATCATCCAACACGAATACGACCACCTCAACGGCATCGTCTTCCTCGACCGCATGCGCGACCTGCGCTCCCTCAGCTTCGAAGAAGAATGGCTGAAGTATCTCGCTCACAGTCCGGACCACGACGATGAGCAGGCCGCCGTCGGCTGA
- a CDS encoding 23S rRNA (pseudouridine(1915)-N(3))-methyltransferase RlmH gives MSREFHILWAGRHQRGPWQALCEDYRKRIARHVPVHDRPVKVKLSGDDENRRSAEGEKLLATAPDPSWIISLDSRGRSRSSEKLAKMMTRIRHDWPHPVTFLIGSDLGLAPEVLEASREVISFGPMTLGHELARLVLYEQIYRALSIQLGINYHRRQL, from the coding sequence GTGTCCCGCGAATTCCACATCCTCTGGGCCGGTCGCCACCAGCGGGGGCCCTGGCAAGCCCTGTGCGAGGACTACCGCAAGCGCATCGCGCGCCACGTGCCAGTGCACGACCGGCCGGTAAAAGTGAAGCTCTCCGGCGACGACGAGAACCGCCGCAGCGCCGAGGGAGAAAAGCTCCTGGCGACAGCGCCGGATCCCTCCTGGATCATCTCCCTGGACAGCCGCGGGCGGAGCCGCAGCTCGGAAAAGCTGGCGAAGATGATGACGCGGATCCGCCACGACTGGCCCCACCCGGTGACCTTCCTCATCGGCTCCGATCTGGGGTTGGCTCCAGAGGTTCTGGAGGCCAGCCGCGAGGTGATCTCCTTCGGTCCCATGACCCTGGGCCACGAGCTAGCGCGGCTGGTGCTCTACGAGCAGATCTACCGGGCGCTTTCCATTCAGCTCGGAATAAACTACCATCGGCGCCAGTTATAA
- a CDS encoding TraR/DksA family transcriptional regulator, with protein MPEVSQAQDSGLTTEEIEDLRERLLEERKKIQALYQHDLRAGQSSVEEASEDLVDRANFAYNRELNFSLSDSERQQLRKIESALQRIEDGSYGVCLYSGKPIGLPRLKVVPWAEYRVEYQELAEKGLLEEEG; from the coding sequence GTGCCCGAAGTGAGCCAAGCGCAAGACAGCGGTCTGACCACGGAGGAGATAGAGGACCTTCGCGAGCGCCTCTTGGAAGAGCGCAAAAAGATCCAAGCCCTCTACCAGCATGACCTCCGCGCCGGGCAATCGAGCGTCGAGGAAGCCAGCGAAGATCTGGTCGACCGCGCGAATTTCGCCTACAACCGAGAGCTCAATTTTTCGCTCTCGGACTCTGAGCGCCAACAGCTACGCAAAATCGAGAGCGCTTTGCAGCGTATTGAGGACGGTAGCTACGGAGTCTGTCTTTACTCCGGCAAGCCCATTGGGCTTCCACGACTCAAGGTCGTGCCCTGGGCTGAGTACCGGGTTGAGTATCAGGAGCTGGCAGAAAAGGGCCTGCTCGAAGAAGAGGGCTAA
- a CDS encoding tetratricopeptide repeat protein, with product MKVRTFFGILIGALLLVGAIHLAQLNAELLRSPVHLGADLSIPLYTLLLAIFLASFVPIATLLLIDSLRRDLALRSERRAARHDESLDRAFQRAVDYQTDHQWRRAAEELEAVLAERPQAFQVLLRYGEVLRQAGRVDEAVDQHLRASVLYPQSVAVFYRLAEDYEAQGQSQVAAEIRNRLLREFPGLGLRVLRRRRNEAMEAGRWQEAGELQERIEQLLGPLSPDLDAEEEVRLGLEYQRGVGCLEEDRYDEAAEIFEQLLDREPRFIPAAIMLGEARRFSEDPDGAMAVWSRGFRHTGSPVFLQRLEDFFIDRAEPARAIETLWSLIGDSRNELLPRFFLGRLYYRLEMHREALKVLDSVRERIGASPTFHFLLARIHQRLGELPSALEEHLTSARLSGLSTSEYRCSRCSASYAEWQDRCSRCGAWSSVELDFEEERLSAEELGVQPSPVWGGYHQEAPQDEEALSGEDTLL from the coding sequence ATGAAGGTTCGGACCTTTTTCGGCATCCTCATCGGCGCCCTGCTCTTGGTTGGCGCCATCCATCTGGCCCAACTCAATGCCGAGCTTCTGCGTTCGCCGGTACACCTCGGCGCAGACCTCTCGATCCCCCTCTACACCTTGCTGTTGGCGATCTTCCTCGCCAGCTTCGTCCCCATCGCCACCCTTCTGCTGATCGACAGTCTGCGGCGGGACCTGGCGCTACGCTCCGAGCGGCGCGCCGCCCGCCACGACGAGAGCCTGGACCGCGCCTTCCAGCGGGCGGTGGATTATCAGACGGACCACCAATGGCGCCGAGCCGCCGAAGAGCTGGAGGCGGTGCTCGCCGAGCGGCCTCAGGCTTTCCAAGTGCTGCTGCGCTACGGCGAAGTGCTCCGCCAGGCGGGGCGGGTGGACGAGGCGGTAGATCAGCATCTGCGGGCCTCGGTGCTCTATCCCCAAAGCGTCGCGGTGTTCTATCGCTTGGCGGAGGACTACGAGGCTCAGGGACAAAGCCAGGTGGCGGCGGAGATACGCAACCGGCTGCTGCGGGAATTCCCCGGCCTGGGCCTGCGAGTTTTGCGGCGGCGCCGTAACGAGGCCATGGAGGCGGGCCGCTGGCAGGAAGCCGGTGAGCTCCAGGAGCGGATCGAGCAGCTCCTCGGCCCCCTATCTCCAGACCTCGACGCGGAGGAGGAGGTACGCCTGGGGCTGGAGTATCAGCGCGGCGTCGGATGCCTGGAAGAGGATCGCTACGACGAGGCCGCGGAGATCTTCGAGCAGCTCCTGGATCGGGAGCCCCGATTCATTCCTGCCGCCATCATGCTCGGCGAGGCCCGGCGCTTCTCGGAGGATCCCGACGGCGCGATGGCGGTGTGGAGTCGCGGTTTTCGGCACACCGGCAGCCCCGTCTTCCTGCAACGCTTAGAAGACTTCTTCATCGACCGTGCCGAGCCCGCCCGCGCCATCGAAACCTTGTGGAGCCTCATCGGAGACAGTCGCAACGAGCTTCTCCCACGCTTCTTCCTGGGCCGCCTCTACTACCGCCTGGAGATGCACCGGGAGGCCCTCAAGGTGCTGGACAGCGTGCGCGAACGCATCGGTGCCTCCCCCACCTTCCACTTTCTTCTGGCGCGCATCCACCAACGCCTGGGAGAGCTCCCCTCGGCACTCGAGGAACACCTGACGAGTGCCCGCCTCAGCGGCCTCTCCACCTCCGAGTACCGGTGCAGCCGCTGCTCCGCCAGCTACGCGGAATGGCAGGATCGCTGTTCCCGCTGTGGAGCCTGGAGCTCGGTGGAGCTGGACTTCGAGGAAGAGCGTCTCTCAGCGGAGGAGCTGGGAGTCCAGCCCTCGCCGGTTTGGGGCGGCTATCATCAGGAGGCGCCACAGGACGAGGAAGCCCTCTCCGGCGAGGACACTCTCCTCTAG